The Osmerus eperlanus chromosome 9, fOsmEpe2.1, whole genome shotgun sequence genomic sequence CGATAAGGCTTTAGCCTATGTGGTAATCACTCTACTCGCCATGCCACCCATATGGTTCTGAATCTTAATTTCTACACATATAACATGCTGATACCTGTCTGATTAAAGTTCAGAGAACCAATAATACAAAGTGAGTTTCAGTATGAGGTGGTGCTGATGAATGGTCCGAGATGACCGTTCAAACCTTGAGCCTTTGAGTGCGTGAGTTCAGCAACAGCCTCCTTCATCCCTGTGTctcgtctgtgtgtgcaggccatTTACAAGATGGTGGGCACGGTGATCATGATGAAGATGAACGAGGACGGCCTGACACCAGAGCAGCGCGTGGACAGGATCTTCAGCAAGATGGATAAGAACAACGACGACCAGATCTCGTTGGATGAGTTCAAAGAGGCGGCGAAGAGCGACCCGTCTATTGTGCTCCTGTTGCAATGTGACATGCAGAAGTGAGGCTCGCCGCCCTGCCGTTGGCCTCGGCTCACTCCGGACAGCACCACACATTTCAATGtctcattttcatttctgtcatTTCCACAGGAAAAAAAAATGCTTGGACTATTTTTCAATGGACGCGCTTCTTGTGGTTGTATGCATGAGAATGTTAAAAGCTGACTAATAATAATTTTGAATATGGCTATATACAATATCACACATTTATATTTCAAAACCTACCAATGTGAGTTGTGCAAAGTAATCCTGATCATTCCTATTTAACTTCACTTTAGCTTGTACCTCAGTGATGTGCTGCATTGACTTTTGTTCCTGCAGTATTTACGGTAGAATCCATGTGCAGCAGCTACTGTCTGCTTTACTTGCTAGTAACAAACAATAATTCCTATGATAATTGTAACTGTCTCTACTATACAGAGTTCTTGAGCCCGCGGAAATAGAGACTGCTGTCTGTTCCAAATGGTTTCAAACGTTGGAACTGGAAAGTAGGTTCTTTGCATGCATATGTTAAGTGTCAAAACTATAATCTCTTTAATTTTTTGCATCCTTAAGTGGGTATCAAAAAGTAGCCCTCTAAAACACGTTTGGTATTGTTGCATGGGATGTACAGTAGTGAGTCATCAGACCAGTAGTTTGTCTCCTGTGGGAGCAtgcccccccccgtcctcccccagcACTCCCACTTCttacttatgtgtgtgtgcgccactCAAGTTCTTGAAAGACAGCTATTTGGTCCTGGttgtcatctctggtggagagcaGTATTTTTATTGAGCGTTATATTGAGTTTTGATCCAACAATATGGAACAATAGAAAGATTAACAATTTCGAGATGATGCTTCACTCCCCATCTTTTGTTACActtctgaaataaaaaatagGCCATCATCACAATGCTGGGTACCCTATTACAACAAATTTTTCCTATATAATTTAGATACAAATAACATAATTAATAGTACATATCAATATGTTTACAGAGATTAAGAGCACTGCTAAATGTTACAATCTTGGCTGTAATCCTGGGTGGTCAGAGCTCCCCAATGGAAACTGGCTCTTTTTCGAGTTCACCCAAAGGAAAAGCCTTACATATGTTTACTGGACATTCTGCATTCCAACTTACGATACTTTTGTAAAAACAACTTTTTATTGAAAGTTTCATCTTATAATTAATTGACTAAATCCTCAGAATCTTGAGGATGCAGAAAGGCCACTGAGACACAACAGCGACTGTTGTCCGGGTCAGTTGGAGAGGAAGGTTTCGGAGCGGGCTACGTGTACCTTGAAATAGTACTTTTCGTTTGACAGTTCCAGGTTGACTTTCCCAGGCTATGCAAGCATGGGCCGAGGGTCTGCTTGTAGTTAACACAGCACAGTGGAAGTTACACTGCTTCTCAGTTATGGAGACAGCATCATTGAGACCAAAACCCACATTGTCGATTAGTCTATTGTTTGCACAATATAATCCAAACTTCATGTCAAAATCTTTGTCTAGTAAATGTTTCTACTGAATATGAAAGATCTAAATCAAAACATAAGTGACCGTATTTCTTTTGTTCTTTTATACATGTGGCATGTGTTGCACACTAAATTACATGGTTACATTACGTATGTAGTGATTAAAatcaataaaatatatatatgggcTTTTTCAAAAGGCATGGTCTCACAGGTGCCGTTAATGGGATGGATGAATATTATAACAGTTTAGATGTGACTAGAATTTCCAATCTGTCAGTGTCTATCCATGTactgtgttctctctgtattCGGCAATTGGACTTCTACAAAAGATTTCTACAGGATATGAATAGTATGGCAAGAACAGTATAAAACCAGAGCTACAATCGAAtcagcaaaacaaacaaactttACAAGACACATGACACTCCAAAATATCACATACAGTataacacttttttcaaaacacgtTATTGTTGCTGAAGAATTAAATGTAGCATTATACAGTCTATAATTATTCACACCCAGAGAGGCTACAGTTAGTACTATAGTTATACTGTACAGTTAGTCTGAACCTTCTTCACCAGTGTGACTCCTTTCCCTCTCCGGGTCCTGAAGATGATGGATCTTGATATGGCTACTTTTCGGTAGATTACTAAAATGCACATGAGAAACCAAGCATATAAAATAATTATAATCAACCATGCAAATCATTTAGCAATGACCAGTTAGCTTTTTACTGTATGCCTTGAACACCCAAGACCCTAGACAGTTGCCAACAAAGAGGTCTGTCTTTGAACAGCTCAAAATGGTTTGTTTGACTAACGCTATCTAATTTCACAAGGAGAAGATTACCTTGTGGTCAGAGGAGTGATGAAGATGAACTGACGAAGATGTTGCCGCTCTGAAAGTTCCAGAAGGAGATCCAACGAGATCCTGCGATTGTGCATATCCTGCAAGAGGATAAAAAAAGGATTTTATTTTCACTACACAATCTACAATTGTATGTTCAGGAAATGGTACCTCAGCTACCCTCATCACTGGTTTATTGTagcagtagggttagggttatacaATACAGTTTGCATTTTCATACCAGACTGGACAGGAGATGTAAACAAGGTGTAAACAGGTAAATATGGGGTGCTCACCATGTAGACGTCAAACTCGTCCAGGCACCTGAAGGGGGACTCGGTGATCTCCCACAGGGAGAGGATGAAGCAGACAGTCGAAAAGGAGCGCTCCCCTCCGGACAGCGAGCGCATGTCGCTCATGCTGTCGTTCTCCCGACCGGGCGGTTTAACCTAGTCCAGAGAGTCCAAATTTTTTTTATCATAAAGGTTATACGAACCCATCAGCTGACATGTCTCAGTCTCTAACATACAGTAAGGACTGTACTACAAATCTCAGAGAGGTCTACCCATGTGGGGCAGAGCTGCCCAACCCTCTTTCTGTAGAGCTACCCTCCTGGAGGTTTGGCTTCAACCCCCATCTTTGTAACTAGCTAATGATTAAACCAGCATGCTAATTTGGGGGTCAGGGAAGGTCTGCTCTCCAGGAATAGGGCTAGGAGTCCCTGATGTAGGGGATCGATCAAGGAGGAACACTGATGCTACACAGTACCGATATTGAGAGTGTCTCGTTGTTGTGGTCGAACATCATGGAGCCACAGCAGCTCATCTTGAACAGGAAGTTGTTGAAGTACAACTTGCATCTCACAGAGAGGGACCTGAGGAACGAGGAAAACAACACGCTACAACTTGAAAGGCCTGAACCAAAGTCATCACGTGACCCATTTGATTTCAGTGAAAGCTTTTGATCGGTTAAATGAATGTGTTACCTGCGCATCATTTTATATCTGTTCTGTCTGTCAGACATGATGTTATCAAGGCGGTCGATGAACTTCTTCAGATCTCTCACTTGGTTGGACTTGTCTCTGTAGTTGGTAAGGGCCTCAGCATACTCGCTTATTAAAagaccacagggttgtcaacaACAAGCAAATAGTCATGTTTCATGTAAACTAACCAACAACCATACAAGTTCAATCAAAATCAGGCAAGAAAAGCTTTTAAGAGCATTCCGTGGAACAACAGTGATTGATTAACTGATTGATTGAGGGACTGATGTGTGGAGGTGGTCCATGAGAGCTGGACCTTACCGGACCACCTGCTCCTGGTCTCCATGGCTGCTCTCCTGGACACTGATCCTCTTCCTCAACCGTGTGATCTCGGTGTCGATGCTTTTGGCACTGCGATTCACGTCCTGGCGCTCTTGGCTGATCTCCTTGGCCTTGGCCACATATTCCTAGAAACCAGTTGTTATTGTTCATCTTTTTCTGTTTTAACATGCCAGTACATTACACCTACACATGGAATGAAGGTCATGTCATATTCTTTGGGaaagaaatacaaaaataataccttcatctcctcttctttcGAAGCTAGCTCCATTCTCATAGCTTGGATATTGTCTTGGTGACCTTTTAGCTTGCTCTCCAGAACACTCAGGTTCCGCTCGTGTTTGGAACACTctgcctccatcttggcctGCTCTTCCTGTTGCACCGagaaaacacaacaaacaccAGACACAAATGACAAAAGATTGTTTTGACATTTATATAAGAATAGTTTCATGAGAATGGCAGAGCCTTAAAGCATGACAGATTGTATATTAGTGGCGGCAAAAATCTGTATACTTCTATTCTTCAATCAATCAAAACTTTTATCACAGACTCAGGGTCCCGTTAAATTACAAGACAATACATTAAATAATGATTGAGGAATACCTTGTTTTCCATTTCCAACAAACATTCACTCCATTCTTACCTTTAAAGGGTCCATTTCTTCTGCCAGCTGGTCTAATCTAGCTCTCATATCAGAATACTGCTTATCTATATCCATCACTGCTTTGGCATGTTTGTCTAGCACCTCCTTGGATTCATGCACAGTTTGTTTTTCGGATTCAATTTTCTGATTGTTCTCTTGTGCCACTTCTTCCTGCAATGTTTGAGCGATTGAACAAATCACATTTCAATAGTATCCACAGTTGATTATGCAGTAGATAATAATTAGTTTCatgaacaaacaaaacaattcaAGGTTTTACCAACGAGCTGATGTCATCGATCTGCTCCTCCTCAACGTTCTCCAGCTCTGTTAAACTGGCTTTGACCTGGTTCACCAAAGCCTGAAGTAAAAACAAGCGCCCAGGCTCAGACAGTTAGACATCCTACAACTGAACAAAACATCACATCCTGAACCAAAACACAGAAAGTCACCCGGTGGGTGTTTTTAGTTTAGCCCTTGCTGCCTGTGCTTCCACTTGTCAGAGACCTCGGCCCCACCTCTGAGCCCCACATTACCAAAGTCTTCTTCAGCGCCATGATGTTGCTGTGCAGCCGGCCCTCCATGTGCTGTATGTCCTCCTTCACAGAGCCCAGGTGGAGCTTGAACCTGGACAGTTGAGCTGTGTGGTTCTCCAACTCTGACTCCACCATGCTGCGAAtaccgagcgagagagagcgagagcgagagagcgagagattgtgagagacagacagagagagagagagaaagaaagaaccaAAATGTTCAAAATCGCCAACAATCCTTTTTTTCTCTTACCGTAGTTCTGTTTCCAGATCTCCACCAAGATACTTGGCCATGCTGTACTCTGCGGTGTAGTAGCGGTTTGGGTAGACCTGGTCTCCTTCCACAGTGAACGCTTCGCGGCAGTTCCTAGGAGGGGTGCCTTGCTGCATCACTTTCCTGGCTGCACTCTTCTCCTGTGATGCATGGTAACACACAGTTACCATGCATTAGTTAGATgcctgagcggttaaggagtcgggctattaaacagaaggttgttggttcgattcccggccgtgcaaaatgacattgtgtccttgggcaaggcacattcaccctacttgcctcgggagaatgtccctgtacttactgtatgtcgctctggataagagcgtctgctaaatgactaaatgtaaatgtaatcaccAAAAAACCAGCGTGTTTGCATGTAATAAAATCTAAACAGACGCTTACGTACTTTGATGATCAGAATGGATTCTATGCCCCTCATGTCAATTAGACAGTTGGTGATGATTGGACTAGATATGATGAGGGAGTCAAGCACTGAAGGGTAATCAGGATGTTTGACTCCACTGAAACACAAGATGCAAAGATGTCATGGACTTATACAAACATTTCTTGAactaaaacacaaacattttgtGGTTTTCTTGATAGCAATAAATATTTACGGTTAGTCATTGTTTGTCTCATCAtggaaaaaataataaaaataacaataacgTTTCTTTTAGACCACATTCCAAAGCCAAGGTGATCTTGATTACCGTCCTTGAGTTTTGTAAACTCGCTCTGTGAAAGGGCTGACGattatctggggcctgctgcctttagagaaatagagagacatcAGTTCCTGGAGGACTGACTCGTCTTTGTAGTTGTCGCAGCAGAAGGTTTTCATGAAGCTGCGCAGGCAGCTCTCCACCGCCACAGCTAGCATGGGGTCCTTCAGGTTGATGCATGCCCCTGCAGAAGACAAACTTTCAGCTACAGACACTTTTGGAAAACATTCTTGAAACACCTCTGGGGTGGATGTTGGCGTCACCTATGGGGCCAATGGGCTTCTTGATGAAGCGTCCTTTGCTGTGAGCCTTGTCTATAGTGTCAAGCAGGTCGGGGATGTGGTCGCCGAACCTCTTGAGTTTATTGGAGCGACTGGCCAGCAGCTGGTTCTTTCGCTTCAGTTTTACCTCAAACGAAACCTGTATGTTCTTCTCTTCCAGTCTAGA encodes the following:
- the smc6 gene encoding structural maintenance of chromosomes protein 6, encoding MSKRKAKSLSDTPSIKNRRVESEDSQREDTVDERDSLKFNDLSIAPTGSGDIGVIESITVKNFMCHHLLGPFQFGPHVNFIVGNNGSGKSAILTALIVGLGGKATTTNRGVSLKGFVKHGESTADITVKLRNRGPDAYKREVYGECISIEQRISSDGVRTCRLKSKSGHLVSNKKEEMTAILDHFNIQVDNPVSILNQEMSKQFLHSKSESDKYKFFMKATLLEQMKRDYIHIKHTKAMTREQVERQEECLKDLKQEFLQKKERYENLSTLGEIKTVLEDLKKKMAWCLVREKERIVEQLQEDVELEESIHKHKENLQLCQEKVSQAEEKLRDNQQNLDSLRAEEESLSEDRLKLKGEKKTKNKAHKEQEVVYIRAQNKLKQSEKEQSLLQERIDKAKNIGSQNSEAEAEHTKRLQKISTLKEQLEKLEKELPELNQGIKDKQQALFKGKEELDKLRLEEKNIQVSFEVKLKRKNQLLASRSNKLKRFGDHIPDLLDTIDKAHSKGRFIKKPIGPIGACINLKDPMLAVAVESCLRSFMKTFCCDNYKDESVLQELMSLYFSKGSRPQIIVSPFTERVYKTQGRGVKHPDYPSVLDSLIISSPIITNCLIDMRGIESILIIKEKSAARKVMQQGTPPRNCREAFTVEGDQVYPNRYYTAEYSMAKYLGGDLETELRMVESELENHTAQLSRFKLHLGSVKEDIQHMEGRLHSNIMALKKTLALVNQVKASLTELENVEEEQIDDISSLEEVAQENNQKIESEKQTVHESKEVLDKHAKAVMDIDKQYSDMRARLDQLAEEMDPLKEEQAKMEAECSKHERNLSVLESKLKGHQDNIQAMRMELASKEEEMKEYVAKAKEISQERQDVNRSAKSIDTEITRLRKRISVQESSHGDQEQVVREYAEALTNYRDKSNQVRDLKKFIDRLDNIMSDRQNRYKMMRRSLSVRCKLYFNNFLFKMSCCGSMMFDHNNETLSISVKPPGRENDSMSDMRSLSGGERSFSTVCFILSLWEITESPFRCLDEFDVYMDMHNRRISLDLLLELSERQHLRQFIFITPLTTSNLPKSSHIKIHHLQDPERERSHTGEEGSD